The following nucleotide sequence is from Zingiber officinale cultivar Zhangliang chromosome 10A, Zo_v1.1, whole genome shotgun sequence.
ATCATAATAGTCAGATTACAAATAGAGAGCCTCTATGAGAAGCACCTGCAATGTCTAAGACTTCAATTTTACAATATGATTTCACAAAACTCGAGTAACTACCATCGTTTCTCCCTTCCTCATTGGACAATCAGATCAATCTAGAGACTTGAGCGCATTTCACAACACAAGAAGTTCCTCCGAAAACGTTTAGTCAATGTGCTAATagtgaaaaaggagaaaataatcAAACAACGAGCGAGCAATAAAACACGCACTTGAGCAACAGCGTCGTGACGATCTGAGCCTTGCCCGTAGGCAACAAGAAATTGCGGTAATAACCAGCCTTCACATCGATGAGCGCCCCCTTCTTCCCCAGATCCGCCACGTCCTCCTTGAGAATGATCTacgaaaagggaaagaaaaactccAAAACAACATCTAGAACGAAAGGAGGAAGGAGCACGGTTAGGTTGACGAGAAAGATGAAGAGATTCGCATCCGTACCTTTCGCAACTTCTGGGCTTTCTTCTGAGCGAGGATGGGCATAACCCCGGCAGCTTTCTTCGGCCTTTCGTTTGTGGCGAGACCGACGAGCCGATGCGGCAGCGAGCAGCAGGAGGAGCTCCACGATAAGGTTGAAGCCATGGTAGCTTTGTATAATACGGGTCCCTCTCTCACTCACTCCCATGGCTAtttatctcaaaaaaaaaaaaaatggcagtCTTATCCCTttactctttctttctttctttcgttctttctttctttcacaACTTCTCCTGTGTAGTCAGTTAGAAATGGATTATAAATTGAACCGGTAAATTATCTCCCTTCCTCTAATTTGAAAATGGACCGTGAAAAACACTTGAATATCgttttactataataaaatttatatgtgccctttaaaaataattatctatcgttttcaataaatttttacaaaaagagtttcaaaattaaattttaaatatcagTTTTCATAATTAGATCAAGCACTACACTAACAAAGATTGAAGAAGCAAATCCCGAGCTGAGTaatcaaataatttaatttttttcaaattaattaaaccgATCAAACTTCCCAGTAAATCTAGGCTACGTTTAATTGGATATAATATAATCttacttgtaatgtaatcaaatttgtaatgtaatgtaatcttgattacattattaCATTTGATAATATAATGTatataatctttgattacaaggatgattacattcttttgtttggtgtccattattttttataaagaatgtaattcgtattattataaaatgacaaaaatatcatgtGCGACCTCTACCAATGGTCGCCGTATCTCTGCCAGAGCTTGCGGCAACCAACGGTCGTCGCCATTGGCCTCCTCGACCGACAGCCGCCACCatttaaatcaaaattgaatAAAACATCTGTCTAtacaagaaaattttgaaaataagtagatcacaagaatattCAATGTGAGATATAAGAGCATATCTCTCCATAGCACTTGTGCTAAGTACTCTATGGTTTGGGTCAGACAATGCAAGTTTGATTGCACCAATTTAATTTTGTCTCAACAATGACTCAGACAAACTTTAAGTGTCaccaggatatatatatatacacgcaaAACAGGATGTAAGAAAAACTATATTTACATCAGCAAAACTAATGTTCAGTTGTCTATCCATACAAAAAAACATAACTTACATTTTACTAAGCGTCATCAGTGGTGCCAGAAAGTCATTGCCAGACACCCCCAGATTTCTGTTTCTGTGCAACAACCATCTCCTGAGCTACTTGAGATTTCTGATGACGTAACACATCAAACTCATGCTTTAAAGAACTACATGACTCCTGACTTTTCTGAATTTGAGAAATTTGTGCCTACAATGACCCAGACAAAAATATAACGTAAGAAAGAACCTTGTATTTAAAGCATACGTCTGTCTTAAGATGATGGCCTGGATGATTAAGGGGGGAAATACTAAATATCACTAAGTTTAGACATCTTGAACTTTCAGCTGTAAGTTGACTTTGCACTGAATAAAGTTccttgaggaaaaaaaaaagaaagaaagaaagaaacagCAACTTAGAATACACAAGTACTGATACTATGTACTAAATTCCAATTGAAAATTCACCTTTAATAATTCAGTATGGACAATATCCATCTCATCAATTTTGGTTTGTAACCTTAAATTCTCATGTCTTATTTCCATTATCCTGGATTCCAATACCTTGTTTTCTGCTTTAAGAGTAACACTATCAATAGCACTAAGCTTCTGAGAATTCTCAATATGGTTGCTCTTGATATCTTGACCGACTGTCTTTCTCAAATCCACATTTTCCTCATCAGTCCCAGTGATTATGGCATATGCAGCTGTTACAGAAGCAGCACCAGCTGCAGCTGCTCGTGATTGAAGAAGTCGAGGTAGTGTTGGCtctttaggtttaatttttagaacAAATACCTATGGAGGAAGCCATACATCAAACTAGGAGAAATATTTGCAAGAAAATAGTTTGCTCACCTGTCATACAATACAAAAACTGCTACAGATAGACGGGAGGTGTCACATAGTTCTAAAAGGAGAGCATCCTAGGCTGTTTCAGCAAGGGGCAATTTTGCCTAGATGTTATGCGACCATTTTAAAAAGCGACCCAAGTGGTCCACTTAGGCAGTTCAGATAGCTCTaagaaaaaaaactcaaaattatttttataagttAACTCATATGATGTTAGAAAGTAATCCTAACCATTAGCCCACGTGAAAACCCTTGTTACTCCTCCCGTCCCACACGACTTGTCTTCCTTTTTCACCCAATGTGAGTAGCCTATACCAATTCATGGTCATTCTTCAGGCATTTGTTTTTCCTTCTATTTCCTATGTGCGTTCTCCATTTTaacttctcttttttttctcattcattgtaaaatatttcatcaaataatcacaatacttagaattttttttgaaatttgtgATTGTTTCTTAATGCAAAATATAAAACATTTCATGTTTTTATGTGTTTAATACTTCTCAATTATGACATTTATTTGTGATTATAACCTTATTTTGAGTTAATAATATTAGTTAGtttttatttaatattcttcTCTGCtctttttaatattatttgaatGTCGACAATCTAGACCTACATCTACCACCTTCACTACCTTTTAAAACCTTAAGCTATCAAATTAAAAGCATATTTAAACGGACTCTTTGGTTAACTTACTCagctatttatttttgctgctacTCCAGCCACAGCTATAGCTTACCTCATTGTTATATTTCCCATTGTAAACACCAAAGGCAATGATCACCTTTTCACCATCTAGCATTGCTGAGCAAAGACTAAGACCCTGTCAAGGTAGGCtaagcatatttaaaaaatcaaagaTCAAAATCAACATTAACACTTTTGCTCTTAGTGTAAAATGATTCAATGTGAAAACAATTTAAACATTTTAGACAAGCTGATACATATCAAATGCCCTACAATAGAGAGTAAAACAGAATGTATAGAAACAGAATGGCATCAGGTTATGGTGGAATCAACTAATCCTATTTAAAATGTATTCAATCTAAAAAAATTTAGTCCAAAGCTGAGGGACTAAAGGTTGGCATTGACAAATCTTGATCCGTCTTCTATAATTCTTTGTTAAAACTATATCTCTCGAGCCTATTTATTCATTAAGATTCCTCCCATCTCTACAGAGTCCTTGCAACTAATTGCAAGCAAGCAAGAAGTTCAAAAAGGTGAAGAAGAGTAGTATTGGTGGTCCAATGAGTACAGAGTGATAAGAGCCATGTAGCAATCCCTGACTAGTAGGGGGAAATATTATTGAAGATGATAAGATGGTTTGATGATCAAAAACCATATATTATATAGCcaaaaaaaacatataaataaGATTAGAAAGCCAAACGAAGAAAGCCACAGAGAAttatgtcaatggacaaaaaggAAGCTACCTTTATCCTTATTTCAAAATAACTAAAATCAATGTTTTAAAATTTGCATCAGTTCAGGGTGCCATTAGGTCACCACATAACACATTAATTGTGAGACTGCATATCCAACTATGTATCTGGCCATTATTGAGAAATGAGATTAATTGAATTTggatcaattaaaatttaaaagtacATGTAAATAGTTCGCACTTATGGCAAAATAATGAATTTTTATTCTAAACTAAAAAATCATTCCTTACAGATATCAGATCATTTTTAGTCAAGAGAACTCAAGTCAATTGAAAAGCAAGGAAATATGTGATATATGCATATGCCGCTGACCATGCAACTTCATGATACACTTTCTAAAACAGTGATTCTAACAGAGCTCCAGCCATCTTCTGAAATTAAATAAGCAAGAAAGGTACATCAAAGACTAGATTTTAGATAGTAACCTCACTAGCAAGTGGATCGCGTTTGCCTACACTTGTGGTGATTGACCACACAAGCTTAGATATGTTCAAGGCAATGGTTTCAGTGGCTCCTGTAATAAAATTCGTGTACTCAGACCATAATCTTATAAATCCAAACAGTTAGTCGGTAAGAAAGCTTAATCCTAGCAGGAATGTATAAATAATAATCAGCTAAACTTTCAAGGTTCACTTACCACTAATATTATCTCCGCCTCCCACTATATACCAATTATCTTCTACTATGGTGCTAGCATGACCACCTCTAGGAGTCACATATGCGCCCTGAGTTTGTGGCCGTGACCATTCCATCTGCAATTCAAACTCACCAGTTTAAGGGAACAGGTTAAATGAGTGTCAACATTGTTAATATCATTCAAAAATGCAAATAatcattattttattatcataAATTCTTCTGGTAAACTTTGTACAGAACCTCAAGATACTTTTTGTTATTGATTTACTGTCTGCTTCCTTTGAAGTAAGAACATCTCAAATTGCTTAGACCTCAATCTGTTAATATGAATTGCATGTGGTAATTGCTTAAGCTTCAGTCTATCAATATGTATTGCATATTGCATGTGGTAATTGCTTAAGGCTCAATCTATCAATACGTATTGCATATTGCAGATGGTGCTTATAGATTACCAATTGAACAATCATGAAATAGTTCACTATTGTACTTGAGTTACAGAAAATAGAAATCAAATTTTTAACTAACTAGGGAACAATCATGGacctttttttaatattttgtttgCTTATTCAACACTTTCAAGATGTTATCAGACTGCCTTTATCCTAGGATAATACTATAAACCATAAAACCCTATCTAATGATCTATATACGACTTTATTCTACTATTAGGTTTTTGTATATAGCATCATATATAATAAAGATTGCGATAACAATGGTGTATCAGTCCTATTTTCATAAGTTGTGGCATTGGAGCATTTATGAGTTGACAGCGTATGATGTGATAAaatatctatatatttttttttacacatTCATATGTCCCCTCAGACAAGAAGATTATAGGAGTGATATGCATAATGGAGTTTAACCTAGCTACGTGGACATGAGATACAACTATTGTTATTTAATATAGAACTAAGGACCCAAGCAAGAACCTCAAAGTGACATCATATAGGACAGTATTGTTCCTACTTCCTGTTAGGGCATACAAATTAGACTTAAATTATGAGATTTTGCTGTTTTGTGGCTATCTCTATCAACATGTTTTAGAGCCTGAGACGTTCTCAGAAATCAGAATTAGCACTTATTTGTAATATTGAGATGGGTTTGGTTGACAAGCAGGTGAAAAGGGGGAAGAAATAATGTGAGATGTAGCAAATAAATACTGCTTTAATATACACAACTGCACATAGTTCTTGACATATATCAAACTTAAAAACAAGTGGGCTAAGTGAATTAAAATAAGAAATCCCCTTGTGTTGCTCTAAACTTCCTAATGAGTATATGATTTTCCTATAATCCTGTTCCTAGAATTCTTGAAGAAACGTAAACCGTGTAATCAAATTTTAAGAGTTCCACTCTTAAAAAGTCATTGCATGCTTTATCCACTATAAGATTACAATTGCATGCCATAATTGTCATACCCTGAATACAAGAACATATGCTAGGGGAAAAAAACTATTAGTAAAGGACAGAGACTGGGTCATCACTTTCAGCCATGAAAAACAAATAATTTCTTGTTTGTTCACGGGAAGTATACCTGGCTAATACGATTGCTGTAAAACTCTATTTGATCTTCAATCGGTTGCACAAATCTTCAACTTTCAAAACTTACTATCTCGAATACCTAGTATGCCAACTGTAGCATACATTACTGTCAATACCAAAATCAAATAACCTTTTTGCATTTTCCTTCAATGAGGCATACCATACTTAACAGGTAGGTAGATATTGTCCATAACATTTTCTGTATAGGTTTCTGCTACATAACCTTGGTTCGGCAGGCAGCAGGCTAAAGTATTTTAGCTTCTATCTATATTTGTACACTGTAACTTGGATTCACCCTCTTTGTCAAGAGTTTCAAATATAAAAACTGAACATAAGTCAATTATTATTCACATAATAGTTAATAAACAAAAAGCAAGCAAATGATTATTTATAATGACTGATGACTTAGTTGAACCAAAGTTACTATGAAGGTACTTACAGTCCGCAAATCAAGTAAATGTAAATCTTTGAAACAGATTGAATGAGATGAATCACCAAAGATTAAAATATATTGATCTGCATACACTGCAGCAGAATGATCAAATCTCGGTGCTGGAGATGCGTTCCTGTATAAGAGAATAAAAGAGTTACAGTAGTCATTAGCATATAAAATTTCTGATTGACATGGGGGAAAATCATACTTGGTTTCAA
It contains:
- the LOC122026871 gene encoding acyl-CoA-binding domain-containing protein 5-like isoform X2, which produces MVFSFNFRLAAISSLQGDGRWGCDAPIDRAWTSDETSLQAQKRQCRARSGSPAMTLRRSSQISGESSKQAKKRKWQHNVWSIDLENSTCSFVETFGKHPRARGGQSTTLIDSKLFMFGGEDRKRNLLNDLYTLDLSTTMWEEIETKNASPAPRFDHSAAVYADQYILIFGDSSHSICFKDLHLLDLRTMEWSRPQTQGAYVTPRGGHASTIVEDNWYIVGGGDNISGATETIALNISKLVWSITTSVGKRDPLASEVFVLKIKPKEPTLPRLLQSRAAAAGAASVTAAYAIITGTDEENVDLRKTVGQDIKSNHIENSQKLSAIDSVTLKAENKVLESRIMEIRHENLRLQTKIDEMDIVHTELLKAQISQIQKSQESCSSLKHEFDVLRHQKSQVAQEMVVAQKQKSGGVWQ
- the LOC122026871 gene encoding acyl-CoA-binding domain-containing protein 5-like isoform X1, with protein sequence MVFSFNFRLAAISSLQGDGRWGCDAPIDRAWTSDETSLQAQKRQCRARSGSPAMTLRRSSQISGESSKQAKKRKWQHNVWSIDLENSTCSFVETFGKHPRARGGQSTTLIDSKLFMFGGEDRKRNLLNDLYTLDLSTTMWEEIETKNASPAPRFDHSAAVYADQYILIFGDSSHSICFKDLHLLDLRTMEWSRPQTQGAYVTPRGGHASTIVEDNWYIVGGGDNISGATETIALNISKLVWSITTSVGKRDPLASEGLSLCSAMLDGEKVIIAFGVYNGKYNNEVFVLKIKPKEPTLPRLLQSRAAAAGAASVTAAYAIITGTDEENVDLRKTVGQDIKSNHIENSQKLSAIDSVTLKAENKVLESRIMEIRHENLRLQTKIDEMDIVHTELLKAQISQIQKSQESCSSLKHEFDVLRHQKSQVAQEMVVAQKQKSGGVWQ
- the LOC122026871 gene encoding acyl-CoA-binding domain-containing protein 4-like isoform X3, with the translated sequence MVFSFNFRLAAISSLQVWSIDLENSTCSFVETFGKHPRARGGQSTTLIDSKLFMFGGEDRKRNLLNDLYTLDLSTTMWEEIETKNASPAPRFDHSAAVYADQYILIFGDSSHSICFKDLHLLDLRTMEWSRPQTQGAYVTPRGGHASTIVEDNWYIVGGGDNISGATETIALNISKLVWSITTSVGKRDPLASEGLSLCSAMLDGEKVIIAFGVYNGKYNNEVFVLKIKPKEPTLPRLLQSRAAAAGAASVTAAYAIITGTDEENVDLRKTVGQDIKSNHIENSQKLSAIDSVTLKAENKVLESRIMEIRHENLRLQTKIDEMDIVHTELLKAQISQIQKSQESCSSLKHEFDVLRHQKSQVAQEMVVAQKQKSGGVWQ
- the LOC122026871 gene encoding acyl-CoA-binding domain-containing protein 5-like isoform X4; its protein translation is MVFSFNFRLAAISSLQGDGRWGCDAPIDRAWTSDETSLQAQKRQCRARSGSPAMTLRRSSQISGESSKQAKKRKWQHNVWSIDLENSTCSFVETFGKHPRARGGQSTTLIDSKLFMFGGEDRKRNLLNDLYTLDLSTTMWEEIETKNASPAPRFDHSAAVYADQYILIFGDSSHSICFKDLHLLDLRTMEWSRPQTQGAYVTPRGGHASTIVEDNWYIVGGGDNISGATETIALNISKLVWSITTSVGKRDPLASEGLSLCSAMLDGEKVIIAFGVYNGKYNNEAQISQIQKSQESCSSLKHEFDVLRHQKSQVAQEMVVAQKQKSGGVWQ